The Centroberyx gerrardi isolate f3 chromosome 12, fCenGer3.hap1.cur.20231027, whole genome shotgun sequence genome has a window encoding:
- the LOC139919731 gene encoding trypsin-1-like has translation MRSLVFVLLIGAAFATEDDKIVGGYECKPYSQPHQVSLNSGYHFCGGSLVNANWVVSAAHCYKSRVQVRMGEHNIMVTEGHEQFISSSRVIRHPNYTSYNINNDIMLIKLSKPATLNQYVQPVALPTSCAPAGTMCKVTGWGNTMSSIADGDKLQCLDIPILSEEDCDNSYPGMITNAMFCAGYLEGGKDSCQGDSGGPVVCDGELQGVVSWGYGCAEKNHPGVYARVCLFNEWLERTMASY, from the exons ATGAGGTCTCTGGTCTTCGTTCTGCTCATCGGAGCTGCTT ttgcCACGGAGGACGACAAGATCGTCGGAGGGTATGAGTGCAAGCCCTACTCCCAGCCCCATCAGGTGTCTCTGAACTCTGGCTACCACTTCTGTGGAGGCTCCCTGGTCAACGCTAACTGGGTTGTGTCTGCCGCTCACTGCTACAAGTC CCGTGTGCAGGTGCGTATGGGCGAGCACAACATCATGGTCACCGAGGGCCATGAGCAGTTCATCTCCTCTTCCCGTGTCATCCGCCACCCCAACTACACCTCCTACAACATCAACAACGACATCATGCTGATCAAGCTGAGCAAGCCCGCCACCCTCAACCAGTACGTGCAGCCTGTGGCTCTGCCCACCAGCTGTGCCCCCGCTGGCACCATGTGCAAAGTCACTGGCTGGGGCAACACCATGAGCTCCA TCGCTGACGGCGACAAGCTGCAGTGCCTGGACATCCCCATCCTGTCTGAAGAGGACTGTGACAACTCCTACCCCGGCATGATCACCAACGCCATGTTCTGCGCTGGATACCTGGAGGGAGGCAAGGACTCCTGCCAG gGTGACTCTGGTGGCCCCGTTGTGTGCGACGGTGAGCTGCAGGGTGTCGTGTCCTGGGGCTACGGATGTGCCGAGAAGAACCACCCCGGTGTCTACGCCAGG GTCTGCCTGTTCAACGAGTGGCTGGAGCGCACCATGGCCAGCTACTAA
- the LOC139919760 gene encoding trypsin-1-like, protein MRSLVFVLLIGAAFATEDDKIVGGYECKPYSQPHQVSLNSGYHFCGGSLVNANWVVSAAHCYKSRVQVRMGEHNIMVTEGHEQFISSSRVIRHPNYTSYNINNDIMLIKLSKPATLNQYVQPVALPTSCAPAGTMCKVTGWGNTMSSIADGDKLQCLDIPILSEEDCDNSYPGMITNAMFCAGYLEGGKDSCQGDSGGPVVCDGELQGVVSWGYGCAEKNHPGVYARVCLFNEWLERTMASY, encoded by the exons ATGAGGTCTCTGGTCTTCGTTCTGCTCATCGGAGCTGCTT ttgcCACGGAGGACGACAAGATCGTCGGAGGGTATGAGTGCAAGCCCTACTCCCAGCCCCATCAGGTGTCTCTGAACTCTGGCTACCACTTCTGTGGAGGCTCCCTGGTCAACGCTAACTGGGTTGTGTCTGCCGCTCACTGCTACAAGTC CCGTGTGCAGGTGCGTATGGGCGAGCACAACATCATGGTCACCGAGGGCCATGAGCAGTTCATCTCCTCTTCCCGTGTCATCCGCCACCCCAACTACACCTCCTACAACATCAACAACGACATCATGCTGATCAAGCTCAGCAAGCCCGCCACCCTCAACCAGTACGTGCAGCCTGTGGCTCTGCCCACCAGCTGTGCCCCCGCTGGCACCATGTGCAAAGTCACTGGCTGGGGCAACACCATGAGCTCCA TCGCTGACGGCGACAAGCTGCAGTGCCTGGACATCCCCATCCTGTCTGAAGAGGACTGTGACAACTCCTACCCCGGCATGATCACCAACGCCATGTTCTGCGCTGGATACCTGGAGGGAGGCAAGGACTCCTGCCAG gGTGACTCTGGTGGCCCCGTTGTGTGCGACGGTGAGCTGCAGGGTGTCGTGTCCTGGGGCTACGGATGTGCCGAGAAGAACCACCCCGGTGTCTACGCCAGG GTCTGCCTGTTCAACGAGTGGCTGGAGCGCACCATGGCCAGCTACTAA
- the LOC139919808 gene encoding trypsin-1-like has product MRSLVFILLIGAAFATEDDKIVGGYECTPYSQPHQVSLNSGYHFCGGSLVNENWVVSAAHCYKSRVEVRMGEHHIKVTEGHEQFISSSRVIRHPYFSSYTLENDVMLIKLSKPATFNQYVQPVALPTSCAPAGTMCKVTGWGNTMSSTANRDKLQCLDIPILSDEDCNRSYPGMIDATMFCAGYLEGGKDSCQGDSGGPVVCEGELQGIVSWGYGCAEKNHPGVYAKVCMFIDWLHSTMA; this is encoded by the exons ATGAGGTCTCTGGTTTTCATTCTGCTCATCGGAGCTGCTT TTGCCACGGAGGACGACAAGATCGTCGGGGGGTATGAGTGCACGCCCTACTCCCAGCCCCATCAGGTGTCTCTGAACTCTGGCTACCACTTCTGTGGAGGCTCCCTGGTCAACGAGAACTGGGTTGTGTCTGCTGCTCACTGCTACAAGTC CCGTGTGGAGGTGCGTATGGGCGAGCACCACATCAAGGTCACCGAGGGCCATGAGCAGTTCATCTCCTCTTCCCGTGTCATCCGCCACCCCTACTTCAGCTCCTACACCCTTGAAAACGACGTCATGCTGATCAAGCTCAGCAAGCCCGCCACCTTCAACCAGTACGTGCAGCCTGTGGCTCTGCCCACCAGCTGTGCCCCCGCTGGCACCATGTGCAAAGTCACTGGCTGGGGCAACACCATGAGCTCCA CTGCTAACAGGGACAAGCTGCAGTGCCTGGACATCCCCATCCTGTCTGATGAGGACTGTAACAGATCTTACCCCGGCATGATCGATGCCACCATGTTCTGCGCTGGATACCTGGAGGGAGGCAAGGACTCCTGCCAG ggAGACTCTGGTGGTCCCGTTGTGTGCGAGGGTGAGCTGCAGGGTATTGTGTCCTGGGGCTACGGATGTGCCGAGAAGAACCACCCTGGTGTCTACGCCAAG GTCTGCATGTTCATCGACTGGCTGCACAGCACCATGGCCTGA